The following are from one region of the Paenibacillus bovis genome:
- a CDS encoding SDR family NAD(P)-dependent oxidoreductase: MTNSIALVTGASKGIGLEVARQLGQQGITVLLSARTLAAAEEAASELRQENIDVQGVQLEVTNEEHINELAQWIEEKYGRLDILVNNAGVLLENSEYEGDVFRDTFEVNTYAPYRLTEKLLPLLLKSPAGRVVNQSSAIGSIALQLTNEQVQKLAQPAYAASKAALNMLTAYWSQQHKAAGLKVNSVHPGLVKTRLGGEHGELSVTDGAKTAVRLATLPAEGPTGEFYYMDDQLPW; this comes from the coding sequence ATGACAAATTCAATCGCACTGGTAACAGGAGCGAGTAAAGGTATCGGTCTGGAAGTAGCCAGACAGCTCGGTCAGCAGGGAATCACTGTACTGCTGTCTGCACGAACCCTGGCAGCTGCCGAGGAAGCCGCCAGCGAATTGCGCCAGGAAAATATCGATGTCCAGGGTGTACAGCTGGAAGTGACCAATGAGGAACACATCAATGAACTGGCTCAATGGATTGAGGAAAAGTATGGCCGATTGGATATTCTGGTTAATAATGCAGGCGTATTGCTGGAAAATTCCGAATATGAGGGAGACGTATTTCGAGATACATTTGAAGTCAACACCTACGCCCCTTATCGTCTCACAGAAAAATTGCTGCCGCTACTGCTAAAAAGCCCAGCTGGCCGGGTCGTTAATCAGAGCAGTGCGATCGGTTCGATTGCACTGCAATTGACGAATGAGCAGGTGCAAAAGCTGGCCCAGCCTGCTTATGCCGCTTCCAAGGCAGCGCTTAATATGCTGACCGCCTATTGGTCACAGCAGCACAAAGCTGCGGGTTTGAAAGTGAATTCCGTGCATCCCGGTCTCGTCAAAACCCGACTGGGTGGCGAACATGGCGAGCTATCTGTAACAGATGGTGCCAAAACAGCAGTCCGTTTGGCTACTTTGCCGGCAGAAGGTCCAACAGGTGAGTTTTATTATATGGACGATCAGCTTCCGTGGTGA
- a CDS encoding TetR/AcrR family transcriptional regulator produces MGRSKEFEENEVLEKAMKLFWEQGYEKTSMNDLTEHMGIHRRSLYDTFVDKHTLYLKAMDRFGEQFVCSIINGIRHLQTAREALQFIFNSIIEGEPDAPSGCMMVNSAIELANRDPEIDARSRAAFERAEDILTDIVTWGQSNGEFTTRYEARELAEQLHNALLGLRVTVRTSLPKEKLKQMAEMSIRMIEK; encoded by the coding sequence ATGGGAAGAAGCAAGGAATTCGAAGAAAATGAAGTGCTGGAAAAAGCGATGAAGCTTTTCTGGGAACAAGGTTATGAGAAGACTTCAATGAATGATCTGACCGAGCATATGGGTATTCATCGTCGCAGTTTGTACGATACCTTTGTAGATAAGCATACCCTCTATCTCAAAGCGATGGATCGGTTTGGCGAGCAGTTTGTCTGCTCCATAATCAACGGAATACGTCATCTGCAGACAGCAAGGGAAGCCCTGCAATTCATCTTCAACTCGATAATAGAAGGCGAGCCCGATGCACCGTCAGGCTGTATGATGGTAAACTCTGCGATCGAACTGGCAAATCGCGATCCCGAGATTGATGCCCGCTCCAGAGCCGCTTTTGAGAGAGCAGAGGATATACTTACAGATATTGTGACGTGGGGACAGTCGAATGGCGAATTCACTACCCGGTATGAAGCCCGTGAATTGGCGGAACAGCTGCATAATGCGCTGCTTGGACTACGAGTAACCGTACGAACGTCGCTGCCAAAAGAGAAACTGAAGCAGATGGCAGAGATGAGCATCCGAATGATAGAGAAATGA
- a CDS encoding NAD(P)H-dependent oxidoreductase yields the protein MKTLIIVAHPHLHTSRVNRAWTEIMKTHPDTTVHTLYDAYPDHQLDIAYEQALLDSHDRIIFQYPLYWYSTPPLLKQWFDEVLAFGWAFGPDGNHMQGKEIGIAISTAGSSAAYQPGGSNLFTIRTIAAPMEALTHYVGAHYLPPFVLHNVHHITDEQITDSQLAYVQHLNTVRHVHTPDSITVNP from the coding sequence ATGAAAACACTTATTATTGTAGCCCATCCCCATCTGCATACGTCCCGGGTGAATCGCGCCTGGACAGAGATAATGAAGACACATCCGGATACGACGGTACATACATTGTATGATGCCTACCCGGACCACCAGCTCGATATTGCTTATGAGCAGGCTTTGCTGGACAGCCATGATCGCATTATTTTCCAGTATCCGCTCTACTGGTACAGTACACCGCCGCTGCTCAAACAGTGGTTTGATGAAGTGCTGGCTTTTGGCTGGGCGTTCGGTCCGGATGGCAATCATATGCAGGGCAAAGAAATCGGCATCGCTATCTCGACAGCAGGCAGCAGTGCGGCTTACCAGCCCGGTGGCTCCAACCTGTTCACGATCCGTACAATCGCCGCTCCGATGGAGGCACTGACCCATTATGTAGGCGCACATTATTTGCCACCGTTTGTTTTGCATAACGTTCACCATATTACCGATGAGCAGATTACGGACAGCCAGCTGGCCTATGTACAACATTTGAATACAGTCAGACATGTGCATACGCCCGATTCCATAACCGTTAATCCATAA